GAGGATGACGAAGTTGAGGGGGGGCTTGAGATCGAGTGGGATGACGACGAGGACGACGATGCAGATGATGATGATGATGATGACTTAGATGATGAGGATGACGTCGAGGACGACGATGATGATTGAAGAGAGCTAACGGAATCCAGTTCCGGGCCGTTTTTGTCTACGTGATGAATTCTTGTGAGGTCCCCTCGGATATAGAATACAGGGTCTCAGTGGCTCAGTTGACGTTTAACAACTCCTTGGTAGTTTGACGCTGAGGAGGTCTATGGTCTGACCACGTCACACAGCTTTGATCATCTATTGACCGTAACCGAGTCAAACGTATCGCTCGATGAGAATTTAAACAAAGCCATACCAGTAGATGCTGAATGAGGATACCGCTTGTCCTATTGAAACTGCTCTCCGATCGGTTTCCGACGGAATCCTTATTTGAGCGACTTCACAACTATTGGCTAATGTCAGAAACGGACGAGCGACTCCGTCGCTACCTCGAGGACGAACTCGGCGAGTGTCGCAACGACGACCTCCAGAACCGACTCGCCGAACTCGACGAACTGGAGTCGGTACTCAGTGAGGAGGTCGTTTCGAGCGACGTTCGAACGCTCTCTGCGCTCGGGAACGAGACGCGATACCGACTTGTCCGACTCCTGGTCGAAGCCGACGAGGCGCTGTGCGTCTGTGAAATTACACCGCTTGTTACTGTGAGCGATAGCGCCGTCAGTCACGCGCTTTCCAATCTTACGGAGGCTGGCCTCGTAACCAAACAAAAAGAGGGACGCTGGCGGAAATATCAAGCCACCAGTCGAGCAAGCGCTCTTCTCACTGTTCTCGACGGATCTCGCTGATCTCGTTTTCGTTTGCTGGCTCGAGAGCACTGCGTATCACTCACACAGTTGCAACTCGTCCATTGCACTTATGTATGAGTGCTCGTTCAATTGAAGCATGGTTCAATCAAGTCGGGAAACTCAGTCGGGAGATGCTACAGTTCCCGAAGCTGAGGCGGTCGAGTTCGAAAAAACCAGCAGCAAAAGTAAGCGTCAGCGCGAGGGGGTCGGAAACGGATCGGCGTATGGCGTCCGAACCGGTGAGTCAGACCTACTCTTCTTCGAGGGAATCGTTCCCGAAGAATCGGGTGTTGTCATGAGCGAGTACTCAATTGAAGAGCAGACGGCTCTCTGTCTCGATCGACTCGAATCGCTGCTCTCGGCGCGGGATATGACGCTCGATGACGTGATGAAAATCGAGGTGCAGGTGACCGATATGGACTCTCGAGCGGCCGTCGATGACGTGTATCGGGCTCGATTCGACGGGACGTACCCGCCGCGTACGACCGTTGGCGTCTGCTCACTCCCCGGCAACGCTGCCGTGCAACTCGACGTCATCGCCGCTGATGAATAAGACTACGAGTAGCCAGATGAGCGGAGACAATTTCACGGTAGGGAGCGTGTCGAATCGGCACAGTGAATGGTCGCTATCGGCTGGGGGTCGGTTACGGTGAGCAGCCTCGAGCACGATCACGGGGCGGACTGCGGCTGTCCGGACTGTGGCGATCCACGATCGATGGACTTCCTCGATAAGTATCTCACCGTCTGGATTTTTCTCGCAATGGGAGTCGGCGTTGGCCTCGGCTACGTCGCGCCCGGAGTCGTCGACCCGATCCAGGACTACTACCTCGTCGAGATCGGACTGATCGCAATGATGTACCCGCCGCTGGCGAAAGTCAACTACGGACAACTCCCGCGGGTGTTCAGCGCGTGGCGCGTGCTCAGTTTGAGTCTCATCCAGAACTGGCTCATCGGGCCGACGCTGATGTTCCTGCTGGCGGTGGTTTTCTTCAGCGGGCTCGTCCCACCGTTCCCGGCTCACCCCGAGTACTTTCTCGGGCTGATCTTCATCGGGATGGCTCGCTGCATCGCGATGGTGCTCGTCTGGAACGACCTCGCCGACGGCTCGAGTGAGTACGCTGCCGGCCTTGTCGCGTTCAACAGCGTCTTCCAGATCATCACCTACGGGGTGTATATCTGGTTCTTCGCGCTGTTCCTGCCGCCGCTTTTAGGGATGGACGCGCTGGTTGCCGGCATCGGCACCTTCGACATCACCGTTACCCAGGTGTTCTGGGCGATCGCGATCTTCCTCGGGCTTCCGTTCGCCGGCGGGATCCTCACTCGCCTGGGCGGCGTTCGAGCCAAGGGTGAGGAATGGTACGAAGAGGAGTTCGTTCCGACGATCAGCCCAGTCACGCTGATCGCGCTGCTTTTCACTGTGGTCGTGATGTTCGCCACGCAGGGTGAGAATATCCTCGTCCAGCCGACCGACGTCGTCTGGATCGCCGTGCCGCTGACGATTTACTTCGTCATCATGTTCCTCGTGAGCTTCGCGATGGGCCGTGGCATCGGCGCGGACTACTCGACGACGACGGCTATCGGCTTCACCGCGGCGTCGAACAACTTCGAACTCGCGATCGCCGTCGCCGTCGCCGTCTTCGGCGTCGGCTCCGGTGTCGCGTTCGCGACCGTCATCGGCCCGCTGATCGAAGTACCGGTCCTGTTGGCGCTGGTCAACGTCGCCATCTACTTCCAGAGGAAGTTCGACTGGGCCGGCTACGAGACCGGCCAACTCGAGAGCACGAAGCCGACAACCAACGACGCGACGCCCTCGAAAACGGACGACGACTAACCACCCATGACAATCGACACAGTTCTGATCCCGACCGACGGCAGCGACCCGGCCGAAAACGCGGCTCGACGCGGGTTCGACCTTGCAGCACAGTGTACCGCGGACATCCACGTTCTTTCCGTGGCAGACAGCAGTATCGCCACCGGCGCGGGATACTCGGGAGATTCCCGATCGATTCGCCAACGCCTTCGGGAAACGGCGACCGCTCGAGCGACCTCGCTCAGAGACGAGGCCGCCGAACGCGGACTCGACGCCACTGCCGCGACCCGTGAGGGGATTCCCGCAAAAGAGATCGCCGACTACGCGGACGAACACGATATCGATACCATCGCCATCGGCACGTCCGGACGGGGCGGCGTCGCGCGCGCAGTGGTCGGCAGCGTCGCCGACAAAGTGGTCCGGACCGCATCGGTCCCCGTCCTGACGATCGGTCCCGAAGCGGCGGATATCACCGAGGGCGAATCGACCGTCGATTCGATCCTCCTCCCCACTGACGGCAGCGAGACTGCGATAGCCGCGGCGCGACTGGGTCTCGGGTTCGCGGCCGATCTCGAGGCGACCGTTCACCTCCTCACGGTGATCGACAGCGACCGCGATCGGGTTCTCTCGACGCTCCCGGGATCGGACGCGGGGGCCGACATCGATTCGGACGAGCGCCGTGAGGGGGCAAGCGACGTACTCGAGACGCTCGCAACCGATGCTCGTTCCCTCGGTCTCGACGTCGTCACGGAAACCAGCACCGGCCGGCCGGCCGACGAAATCGTCGACTACGCCGAATCGGCGTCGATCGATCTGATCGCAATGGGGACTGCCGGTCGCGGCGGCTTCGATCGGTACCTCCTCGGAAGCGTGACAGACGAGGTCGTGAGAACGGCGACGGTGCCGGCGTTGACGATCAGAGCGAACGAAGGCGAGTAGCGCCAGTCCACACGCAAGGATTCCCTATAGTAGCCACTGGAAGTCAATGCACACTCGACCGCAGGACGACGTTGCGATCGATGTGTAAATCGTTTCAGTGGCTACTATAATCCGATAGCTTATGGGTTTCTGGATCGCATAATTGAACGATGACTTCGGACGACAGCCAACGGAACGGGCCGGAGGGGTGTGAGTTGTCCATCGACGACGACACAATCGCCAGCGTAACGGACCGACCGCTCGAAACCCAAGTCGACCTGTTCTCGACGCTTGGCAACGAGACGCGGTACCGGATTCTACTCCTGCTCGCCGAAGCGGACGAGCCGGTCTGTGGCTGTGAAATCGAACCGCACCTCGACGTCGGCCAGAGCAGCATCAGCCAGTCTCTCTCTCGGCTCCGGAAAGCCGGACTGGTCTCGAGGACCAAAGACGGCCGTTGGCGATACTACGAACCGACGGAGATCGGTGAGACGCTCGCTGCACTTGTCGAATCGGACGTCGCCACGGAGCCGTTGATCGCTGACTGACCCGTCCGCCGGCCGTTGTCGATCGTCGTTTTGTCCGGTTCACCGACCCCGTCCGTACCCCTCGTTCGCTGAGTTGAGACGCTCTTACTGCAGCTATCGTCCGATAGTACGTGAACCGGTCTCTGAGTTTAGAGCGGTTTTATAATTTTCTGACACTCGTGTGGCGACTATATGAGGGAATTTTAATATTATGATTCAATAATATGGGGCCATGCCTGGGAGAGACATACTCAGCAGAGGGACGAACTGTGAGTGGTCCAGACCATGAGCCTGGATATTACGGAAAAGGTGGGCAAGCCGGCGGATGGCGTCTCGAGACGCACGGTCCTGAAATCGATCGGCCTCGCCGCCGCCGGGGCGGGTCTCGGCGGAACGTACTACTTTACAGATATCGGGAGCGCGGACGATCCGCTCGAGTACGATGTCGAGGAGGTATCGACCGCGTGCTGGATCGGCAAACAGGACTGTACGATGCGGGCGAAGGTCGTCAACGATCGCGTCGTCCAGCTCAGGCCGGATCCGAACGACGAGGTGATCGATGGACTCTGTCCGAAGGGCGTCTCGACGGTTGCGGACCTCTACGATCCGTACCGTATCAAACAGCCGCTCAAACGAGTCGACGGCGAGAAAGGCGAGGTCGGCGAGTTCGAGCCGATCTCCTGGGAGCAGGCTGCCGAAGAAATCGGCGAGGAACTCGCCCCGATGCTCGAGGACGATCCCCGTCGCGTCCACTTCCAGATCGGTCGCGTCAAAGGCGCGGAGTGGCACATGGACGGCTGGGTCGAAGCCCTCGAGGAGGAGTACGGCGAGGGGATCAACGTGCGCGGCCACGGAAACGTCTGTGCGACGGGGAACAAGATGGCGCTCAGTCGAATGGGTGCCGGCTTCTCGTCGCCAGAACCGGACTTCCACAACACCGAGTTCTTCCTGAACTGGGGCTGGAACGCGACTCAGGCCGGTGGGCCACACCTGTGTAACACGACCTACTCCCGGGAGATGTCCGAGGGGTACGAAAACGGGATGGACATCGCCGTGCTCGACCCGCAGCGACGAGGGGCGGGCCAGTGGTGCGACGAGTGGCTGCCGATCGAACCCGGTACCGATCTTGCCTTTTTCCTCGCGTTCAATCACGTGCTTCTCGAGGAGGAGTACATCGACGAGTGGTTCCTCACGAACACCACGAACGCGCCGTGTCTCGTCTACACCGAGGGCGACAACGAGGGCGAGGTCGTCCGTGCGGCCGACGTCGATGACCTCGACGAAGAGTCGGAGGATCCGCTCGAGTCCGACGCGGCGATCCTCTGGACCGAAGGCGAGGTCGTCTACGACGAGGACGCCGACGAACTCACGGTTCACGAGGAGACCCTGCCGGACGATCCCCACGACCCGACGGCGGTGGGGACGGCCGCGCTGCGCGTCGATGACGACCTCGAGGTCGACGGCGACGAGGTCCGGCCGGCGTTCGAACTGTTCGCGGAGTCCGTCGCAGAGTACGATCCCGAGTGGGCGGCCGAAATCACCGACCTCCCCGCCGAGCAGATCCGACGCGTCGCCGAAAAATGGGGCGAAGAGGCCCGAATCGGCTCGACGACGACGGTCGAGGTAAACGGCGAGCGTCGCCAGGTTCCCTACCGCCCGGTTTCGATGTCGCTGTATCACGTCAGCCAGCAGGAACTGGGGCCGACCGCGATGCAAGCGGGGATGATGCCACTGTTCCTCGTCGGGGCCGTCGAGACGGTCGGAAGCAGCCGAACCGGCTACGTGAACGCGCCGGATCCGTCCTCCCGGGAACACGTTCGTGAGCGAGCGTTCGATCCCGAGGAGACGCTGACCTGGGAGCCCGATGCGCCGGATCTCGAGGGTACCTACTTCCATCCGGACGCGAACGGCTCCTACGCCAAGGTCCCTCACGTGCTGAACAACCCCGACGAGTACAACCTCCCGCACGATCCGGAGGACATGGCCGTCGTCGTCTGTTATGCGAACCCGCTCGCGGGGGCGCCAAACCGAGAGCGGACACGAGAGGGCTACTCCCAGTACGGAACGGTCATCGCGGTCGATCCGGAGATGAGTGATACGGCGGCGTACACCGCCGACTACGTGTTGCCCACGACGACCGTCGACAAGTACGAGAACGCTAAAGACGGGATGAGCAACACCCACTACACGAGTTCGACGCGAACGGCCCCGATCCCGCAGTTGTGGGAGTGTCGCGACGAGGGAGACATCTTCAAGGACCTCGCCGCTGCGCTCGACGTCGGCGACAACTACGTCGACTACGTCAACGAGGCGTTCGAACTCGAGGACGGCGACGCATTCGACGATGTCGACGAACTCACGGTCGAGGAGTGTCTGGATCGGTCACCCAGGTACGGCGAAGAGTACCGCGAGGGTCCTCAAAGCGAGGAACGACCGCTCACCGAGCGCTACTGGGCGCTCATGCCCGAGTCCGACCATCTCGACGAGGACGTCCACCGGACCGAGTACAGCCCCTTCGGGTTCAAGTGGCAGTTCTACCTCGAGTCGTTCGAACTCCTCGGGGAGAACGTCCGCGAGGGCTTCGAGGACGAATACGGCGACGACCCCACCGAGCAGTTCCCGTACATACAGGACATCAACGGGTTCGCACAGTGGCGCGAGCCGACGATGTGGAACTCGCCCGACGAGTACGATCTGACGCTGTTCGACTACAAACAGATCGAACACAAGCAGTCCCGAACCGCACAGAACCCGCTTCTCAACGAACTCGCGCCGAACAACTACATCCGAATGAACTCGCGCGACGCAGCCGAGATCGGCGTCTCCGACGGCGACCGGGTCGTCGTCGAGAGCCACAACGCGGTCACCGGCGACACCTACCAACTCGAGGGCGACCTGATGGTACTCGAGGGGATCAAACCCGGAACGATCGCAATCCCGTACGGCAACGACACCCACACGCAACACCCGAACGT
Above is a window of Natronorubrum tibetense GA33 DNA encoding:
- a CDS encoding ArsR/SmtB family transcription factor; translated protein: MSETDERLRRYLEDELGECRNDDLQNRLAELDELESVLSEEVVSSDVRTLSALGNETRYRLVRLLVEADEALCVCEITPLVTVSDSAVSHALSNLTEAGLVTKQKEGRWRKYQATSRASALLTVLDGSR
- a CDS encoding RidA family protein — its product is MVQSSRETQSGDATVPEAEAVEFEKTSSKSKRQREGVGNGSAYGVRTGESDLLFFEGIVPEESGVVMSEYSIEEQTALCLDRLESLLSARDMTLDDVMKIEVQVTDMDSRAAVDDVYRARFDGTYPPRTTVGVCSLPGNAAVQLDVIAADE
- the arsB gene encoding ACR3 family arsenite efflux transporter translates to MVAIGWGSVTVSSLEHDHGADCGCPDCGDPRSMDFLDKYLTVWIFLAMGVGVGLGYVAPGVVDPIQDYYLVEIGLIAMMYPPLAKVNYGQLPRVFSAWRVLSLSLIQNWLIGPTLMFLLAVVFFSGLVPPFPAHPEYFLGLIFIGMARCIAMVLVWNDLADGSSEYAAGLVAFNSVFQIITYGVYIWFFALFLPPLLGMDALVAGIGTFDITVTQVFWAIAIFLGLPFAGGILTRLGGVRAKGEEWYEEEFVPTISPVTLIALLFTVVVMFATQGENILVQPTDVVWIAVPLTIYFVIMFLVSFAMGRGIGADYSTTTAIGFTAASNNFELAIAVAVAVFGVGSGVAFATVIGPLIEVPVLLALVNVAIYFQRKFDWAGYETGQLESTKPTTNDATPSKTDDD
- a CDS encoding universal stress protein; translation: MTIDTVLIPTDGSDPAENAARRGFDLAAQCTADIHVLSVADSSIATGAGYSGDSRSIRQRLRETATARATSLRDEAAERGLDATAATREGIPAKEIADYADEHDIDTIAIGTSGRGGVARAVVGSVADKVVRTASVPVLTIGPEAADITEGESTVDSILLPTDGSETAIAAARLGLGFAADLEATVHLLTVIDSDRDRVLSTLPGSDAGADIDSDERREGASDVLETLATDARSLGLDVVTETSTGRPADEIVDYAESASIDLIAMGTAGRGGFDRYLLGSVTDEVVRTATVPALTIRANEGE
- a CDS encoding ArsR/SmtB family transcription factor, translated to MTSDDSQRNGPEGCELSIDDDTIASVTDRPLETQVDLFSTLGNETRYRILLLLAEADEPVCGCEIEPHLDVGQSSISQSLSRLRKAGLVSRTKDGRWRYYEPTEIGETLAALVESDVATEPLIAD
- a CDS encoding molybdopterin-containing oxidoreductase family protein → MSLDITEKVGKPADGVSRRTVLKSIGLAAAGAGLGGTYYFTDIGSADDPLEYDVEEVSTACWIGKQDCTMRAKVVNDRVVQLRPDPNDEVIDGLCPKGVSTVADLYDPYRIKQPLKRVDGEKGEVGEFEPISWEQAAEEIGEELAPMLEDDPRRVHFQIGRVKGAEWHMDGWVEALEEEYGEGINVRGHGNVCATGNKMALSRMGAGFSSPEPDFHNTEFFLNWGWNATQAGGPHLCNTTYSREMSEGYENGMDIAVLDPQRRGAGQWCDEWLPIEPGTDLAFFLAFNHVLLEEEYIDEWFLTNTTNAPCLVYTEGDNEGEVVRAADVDDLDEESEDPLESDAAILWTEGEVVYDEDADELTVHEETLPDDPHDPTAVGTAALRVDDDLEVDGDEVRPAFELFAESVAEYDPEWAAEITDLPAEQIRRVAEKWGEEARIGSTTTVEVNGERRQVPYRPVSMSLYHVSQQELGPTAMQAGMMPLFLVGAVETVGSSRTGYVNAPDPSSREHVRERAFDPEETLTWEPDAPDLEGTYFHPDANGSYAKVPHVLNNPDEYNLPHDPEDMAVVVCYANPLAGAPNRERTREGYSQYGTVIAVDPEMSDTAAYTADYVLPTTTVDKYENAKDGMSNTHYTSSTRTAPIPQLWECRDEGDIFKDLAAALDVGDNYVDYVNEAFELEDGDAFDDVDELTVEECLDRSPRYGEEYREGPQSEERPLTERYWALMPESDHLDEDVHRTEYSPFGFKWQFYLESFELLGENVREGFEDEYGDDPTEQFPYIQDINGFAQWREPTMWNSPDEYDLTLFDYKQIEHKQSRTAQNPLLNELAPNNYIRMNSRDAAEIGVSDGDRVVVESHNAVTGDTYQLEGDLMVLEGIKPGTIAIPYGNDTHTQHPNVKALDEGANPNDLFDSTEGYCSWSADQSFHIRVTVEPAGGDGA